Below is a window of Musa acuminata AAA Group cultivar baxijiao chromosome BXJ3-11, Cavendish_Baxijiao_AAA, whole genome shotgun sequence DNA.
GTGGCACCCATTTGGTCCTAGACATGCTGGTGCTCAATAGACCTCATTGGTCTATATGCATTCTTCTCAGAGTTCTGTACCTCAATAGTCTGCAACGTCATTTGTTCGCCTCCATGAAAACTTCCAGACTTCTTATGAGGGTTTTGCTCAGGTACTTGTCTCAGTGCCAATTGTGTTATTGTTGTCTGATGGACTTGGATGTCACCGATCTGCTTGTATATTATTTTGTCTATGCAACGTATGTGGTAATTTTAACATATCAATAATTGACCTATTCTTGTTCCACACTGATATCAATGTTTGTATCTAGTAACTAAATCTATCTTAATTCAGTCCTTTATCCTTGAAGAAAACCTATATGCTCACAAGTTTGTTCTTTTATATTCATAAACTTAGAACTGATTATTTCATTGGCAACATGATCTTTCAGTTTTATTGATCTCTCAGGTTGCTGGTTATTTGAGGAATACAATTCAGCATGAAGGAACTTTTCTCATTATTTAGAATTTTGCATAAATAAGGCTATTCACTCTTTGTACTGTCTAAAGGCTGCTTGGGCGTTCTCAATTTCATGGTAGTTAGTACTTGCCATCTTAGTGTGTGGTTCAACACCAGACAGATCTTCACCATCAGGAGTCTTTAAGTCTTTATGGTCCTTATTTCAGTTGAAGTTACATAGCCAATCCTGGGCATCTGACAGACTCAACAGCAGCAACCTCAAACGAGCTCTAGCAAGGGCCTGGAGGTACCTGTACCTGCTGTCAACTGGAATTCTGTGACCAGAATTTTGGATGATGGTTAAGTGAATTTTTGTTGGCAGGAGAGTGAAGATGTAGAAAGCTTTGCACATATCAGAAGATAAACCTTCTTAGCTATCTTCTTTCCTGCACTATGCATATCCTTGTACAGGCTTCAGATATCCCCTGTTTTGCTGGTGCTGAGAGGAAGGAAAAGCATAACTTGACGATAGCATACAATCACTAGGTTAGTATCAGGGTTAGATATGGAACACATAATACTGTTTGTGTGAGCTCTAACAAGTGTTTGTATATTTTCTTCTGCAGCAGGACATACGACATGGCTTGTTTGGAACAGAGGGGCCCTTCAAGTCCATTCAAAGAGAGAGTAGCAGGTGAGTTTGCTCCCATACTTATGGTGCTTGATGTTTAAACTTTATGGCTGTCATTCACGTTGTTCTTACTTGATCTTGATCTAATGCTTTAACatgtttatgcataaaatgtatcAACAAACTTATTTTGTTGGATGTGATCATTCAACCTATACCCAACAGCATGTGTAGAGACCGATATACAATGTGACATCGTATCTAAATCTGTAATGGTTTCTCAGATTTGCAACCGCCTGTGGTTCTCAGTGTGTCAGAATCCGTAGGATATCTAAACCAGTGATAATCCTGTGTTGGCTTTAGCTAACAGAGACCAAAATGGTGTATATCTCTACAAATTGGAATTTAGCCTTTGCTCCTTATTTCTATCCTATTTAAAAGAGATAATCTAGATAAATTTTTTTCTAATGCCCAAGTTTTATCGAGTACTAAAGTTTTTGAACTAGTGCATGAAATCATGGAACGAACTTTCTTGTATCAAACGAGTCCTAACGTCTGTATGGTTTCTTTGGTGTTGCATTATTGTGGAAAGCAGAAATGTTATGCTTTTTTAAGTTGGTGCGAGAAATTGCACAAACTTTTCTATTTCGGGTAAGTTTTTttgttatcatattttttttacgaaAAATATCTGTGTTACTTACGCCCTTCTGGTAGAATTAAGATTTAAGACACTTGGAAAGAACTATTGTTGTAGTGCTTGCTGCTGTTTCAGTTGGGGGATGTTCACCAAATTCATTGAATCCATTGAGATATATGGAGGATTAGGTCATAAGCCTACCTATACAAAAATCTACAATTGGCTCTTTGCCTCGATCACTGAATTCTTAGTGTCTTGGTTATATATATGCAATCACTGAATTCTTAATGTTTTGGTTATATATATAGCCGGAGAGCGAAGGCCATGCAAGagaaataaatgaaaaaatattttttcttaactgAGAAAAATGCAAGTCATATATTTCTTTTATAAAGCTGAGTGGATAAAATTATCAAGTTCTTTACCAGCTAGACTAGTTAACATTTTGAaaaaattattagatgatgatttcGACAAACTAACTCGTCGTAAGTAGGTATGGTGTACCTCGGGGTCAATGACCTTGGCATAGTTAGGCAAAGCTTAACCATTTGTGCTGCACCTATTTCTTCCCTTAAGTGACAATGAAGACCTCCTTTGATTTGAAATCTATATGGAAAAATATGATCAACTGTATGCTTAGTCTAATGGTCCTGTGAAGAATGTTTCTTGGTCTTGAAGGAACATCTGGATTGATCTTTGGTTTAGCGGCCTTCCATTTAACAAAGGGTCAACCTTGTTCATGTAAGTAAAATATGATGAGATTCGATCTTATTGGTGACTTATGCATGCTTCTCGACAAGACTATTAATAACAAACTGCTTCTTGTTATCTTTGTGTAGTTTAGTCAGATCTTGAGCTGCTTTCACGCGTTACCTGATATCCTTTGTGATGATAGGCTACATTTGGACTCCGACACCACTGAGAGATACGATAGCGAGTAGTGCTTGTCTCTTATGTTGTGATCCAAAATCAAAATTTTCCTGCCAAAATTGTATTGGAGATCGCCCACCTCGGTTGTCATATTTGTCACCTCGCTGCCGACTCTTCTTCACTTATTTTCTTGGAATATTTTTTATGGCATGATATTACCACTAAACCAATGCTTATTGTATGTAATAATTATCAGTATTTATTAAGATAAATTTTGAttgtttaattataatattaattcaGAGTTAATTGAGATCTTATTCTGCATCCGTCTCGGGATGGTGTCGAATTAAATAGTTTTGAGTTCATTTGATTCGAAATGCATCGAATCCTGTAAAATTATGTTGGAGACGTACTCTGTAAAATCTCTTCAAAGCTTAAGTTAGCTCTCGAGTTAGTGGTGTCAATGTACTAGAGAATGACTTTTGAAAGAATATACTTAAGAGGTCTTTTATAATGAGGTCTTGGATTGTTGCACTTGATATCATAGTTTAATATTAGGAACAATTATGTATCTTCTCCGATGTTAAGTGTAAGTGTGTCGCATCGAATCTGAAGGATAGAGGATGGGTCATGCGTGGGGTTGTAAAGTTCGAAGGGAAGAGTCATATACACGATAGATATTGAAGCGTGAGTCATATGACATTGAGATGTTGATATTTTGTGTTACAATTGTACTCTACGAGGGAGATTAAACCCTTGATATTTTTGAGATCCATCTCGATGGGTTATGgatttttaataatgagatggcCTTAACTTTTAAGGAGATTACAATTGATAATTCCTTACTCCATCcaaatatctttaaaaaataataaaatataattttactaaatataaACTCTCAATTATCATCATTTCATATAACTCATTATTTCCGTTGGTCAATCATCCCGATTGACATTGAAACGCTAGATGCATCTCTACCAACCGTCTTCgattaggaggaggagaagaagaagaaaattgaatTGTTTGTAAGGAGTTGAAAGAGTGTTGAATTTAAGTGAAAATTAAAGATATTTACATCCATTTATAAAgaaatatcttaaaaatatttaaaaatatatataaatagtaaAGAGAGGATTGTAAATAGAAATCTCCCCATTGAAACACCACCATAATTGGTATTCAGCCCACATAAAGATAAAATTCACGTAGTTATACTAAGATAAGAAGGTATATCGTTGCAGGTAAATGATTAATTCGGCATTTGTTAAAATCATAACCTCTCAAATCTGTCGTGTTCCAATGCAAGTTATGCAGCTACCACACGCAATTCTTTTAATATCTTATAAAAGTTAGGTCTAGTTGTATTATTTTgctctaaaaaaatatatatgcacaTCTCTTTCTTGTCTCTACTTTCatgatctgctgctgctgctaaccCTTGGTCTTGTCGAACAGCCACGATCGGAAATGCCTTCAACTCTCCTACCTCCTTTTGCTTTTGCGGGGCACCATCTCTTTATTATAAGATCTCGATCACAATGCATACAACATATTTCTCCTTTCTCTGTCTCTTCCACGTCCATGCGCAGATATCAATCAGAAGGCTGAAAAATGATTGTGCAGTGGTTGATGAATTATATGCGGGTCCGCTGTGGCAGGGACGACACTGTCATTGGCAACCAAGCTCCTGCAGTGAGTAAAATATACATGCAGAAAGTCATGTGGATGTAGGGAGGATATATAGCCAATTCACAAcatgagaaaaaagaaaagaaaagcaaagcaGAACATGTTTAGATATGCCAAATCTATCATCACAGGTTAAACAATGGAGAAGAAGCTAACGGTCAACCATTTAGGATTCGCCCAATGATTGACAAGGCATCTGTAGCACTAAAAAGATGATCACGAAGTGACTAGCTAGCGCACAGCCTTTGATAATATAATTGGATGGATGCTTCTGCGCATCGTGGAACAGACTATTTTACGAAGCTCCACTTGGTTGGCACTATGATCGGATTAGTTTTAGCTAGCAAAATATGATCGACATGTACATAAAACTACGagaagcccccccccccccttccacaGAGGAATGGTCATGTGCATATTACAAGAAGAAACTAGAatgcgtgcatgcatgcatgcatgagcaGCTTACTCTTGAGGGCGAGAAGCCCATAGGGAGCTCAGAGCACGTAGGCGGGTGAAGTACTCTCCGATCGCCAGGAAACATCTTGCTGTTTGTTTGGTCGTCAACTGTTGACGCAACTGGTGCATGGTTTGTTGTCTCAAGTTGTCAGCCTGCATCAGGTAAAAGGGTAGAAGCTTGTTCTATCTTCTTACCTTGTTGACATGATGAATAGACATGCAAAAAACACAGCGGGAGGAGGTTAAAAAGAAGCATGAGTCGGAGCAAAGATATATCTGACGACTTGTTCAAGAGGATTGTAATGGTTCAAAAAGGCTATCGTATCTATCTTTCGgtcttttatttttagtatctccTTCAACGAAGAAGGACTCCACCTCATGGTCACATTAAACAACAAAAGAGGATCTTTTCTAAGGGTATTCTCATGCAACAAAATAATAACATCGACCAAGTTTACTTTGACACGGCAGACATTAGTTGGATATCAGTTGGGAATATGAGATGAGTAGCATGCATGTTTGTATTGTATTATACTGTACTGTACTGGACCATCTTGGGGAAACAAACAAACTAATCGCATTGTCCATTGTTGCAAGTTTTGGTCCGTTTCTGTTCGGATGAAACAGTGTGTATAATTCAAATAGCTTTGTATTATTGGGGGTTGGATAAGTTGATTACCTAAaagccaaaaaagaaagaaagaaagaattggTATTCTAGTAGATTTGGTTTGAACATGATCTAACTTGTATTCTATTAGATTGGAATTTCTTTTAACAACCATATACGATGGAGTAGGATGTTTTCCTCGTTGAAACTCTAGGCAAGAAGATGATAATAGTTCAAACCTGGCCGATGAATCCTTCGAGGTCGGCAAGCTTCCCCATAGCAATGGCTGCGTGgcccacataatttccaacatcgaTTCCGTCGCTGAGAGAACCGCCAGCAACAGTTTGTGCCAAAGACTGGTGGACTTGCTCCAGGCCCCGGGAGAGAGCCTCCTCCGCCTGCTGCGATGAATGCTGGAAGCCGCGCATCCCCATCCACTGTTGGTCCGTCAATGGATCCAGCTGACGTATCAGGATCTGCGCTTCCACTCATCAGCAATTAAACTAGTGTTATGCTTCCGTAAAGTTGGCGCAGATGAGAAGGAGGAGCTCAACTCTCTCTTACCTTGATGAGCTCGGAGGGCCTAAACCCACCCATCCACAGGAAACAGCGCTCCGCTGGGGTCTTCCATATTCCAttcaagaggtggaatacatccgATTGAGCAACGATGGCTTTCAGCCGGAAGAGATCATCATAGTGCCTGATGCAGTGATCTACGACCACACCAAGATTGTCGTCAGGAAGGTGAGCCTCAAGTGCAGCTCGGAGGTCCGACATGATCTTGCAGTTATCATCCAACCATCGACCGTACTCCATGTCAAAAATCGCAGCGCCTGCAGCGCACAAGCTTTGGGTAACAGCAAACAAAGGGAAGTGGCGATCCCCCTTATAGCCGCCACTGAAATGACAActtttttcttctactactactaTGAAAGGCGTGTTGAAATCGATGGGTGGAAGTGTGGCTCATTACCGGAACTGATAGCCGCATTACCGCCTGCGACTCCCAAGAGAAGGCCCTAACACGGAATAAATAATCAGATAAATCCACACGCTGTTGGCATCAGaagaacatatatacatatacctgTGATCTTGCTCTCTGGAGATCTTGCTCTAGCTGCTGAAGCTTA
It encodes the following:
- the LOC135586844 gene encoding transcription factor TGAL5-like isoform X1 produces the protein MRHIAVCAYQQNAISFVKVDRLLLISQVAMGYQSLLQGLALETKLLPAEKIPPLKGRDHGKDMEQHHAKLESDQEGAAYFGELEEALMQGVDGLRETEDRKSFIATSPATLEIFPSWPMRFQQTPSVNTQSARSTDSGAAQNSLSHLESDFPNSRKASSDQSTNHKRPQEMMMASGASRTEAARNPHPSSQEERKMTGSTAARDGKVIDAKTLRRLAQNREAAKKSRLKKKAYVQQLESSRIKLQQLEQDLQRARSQGLLLGVAGGNAAISSGAAIFDMEYGRWLDDNCKIMSDLRAALEAHLPDDNLGVVVDHCIRHYDDLFRLKAIVAQSDVFHLLNGIWKTPAERCFLWMGGFRPSELIKILIRQLDPLTDQQWMGMRGFQHSSQQAEEALSRGLEQVHQSLAQTVAGGSLSDGIDVGNYVGHAAIAMGKLADLEGFIGQADNLRQQTMHQLRQQLTTKQTARCFLAIGEYFTRLRALSSLWASRPQESLVANDSVVPATADPHIIHQPLHNHFSAF
- the LOC135586844 gene encoding transcription factor TGAL5-like isoform X2, yielding MANHRVGETGLPDSGPSTRSLINGTIGNTPSATNFFDQEGAAYFGELEEALMQGVDGLRETEDRKSFIATSPATLEIFPSWPMRFQQTPSVNTQSARSTDSGAAQNSLSHLESDFPNSRKASSDQSTNHKRPQEMMMASGASRTEAARNPHPSSQEERKMTGSTAARDGKVIDAKTLRRLAQNREAAKKSRLKKKAYVQQLESSRIKLQQLEQDLQRARSQGLLLGVAGGNAAISSGAAIFDMEYGRWLDDNCKIMSDLRAALEAHLPDDNLGVVVDHCIRHYDDLFRLKAIVAQSDVFHLLNGIWKTPAERCFLWMGGFRPSELIKILIRQLDPLTDQQWMGMRGFQHSSQQAEEALSRGLEQVHQSLAQTVAGGSLSDGIDVGNYVGHAAIAMGKLADLEGFIGQADNLRQQTMHQLRQQLTTKQTARCFLAIGEYFTRLRALSSLWASRPQESLVANDSVVPATADPHIIHQPLHNHFSAF
- the LOC135586844 gene encoding transcription factor TGAL5-like isoform X3; the encoded protein is MEDPSYLNSLNHSNISLDITRGDQEGAAYFGELEEALMQGVDGLRETEDRKSFIATSPATLEIFPSWPMRFQQTPSVNTQSARSTDSGAAQNSLSHLESDFPNSRKASSDQSTNHKRPQEMMMASGASRTEAARNPHPSSQEERKMTGSTAARDGKVIDAKTLRRLAQNREAAKKSRLKKKAYVQQLESSRIKLQQLEQDLQRARSQGLLLGVAGGNAAISSGAAIFDMEYGRWLDDNCKIMSDLRAALEAHLPDDNLGVVVDHCIRHYDDLFRLKAIVAQSDVFHLLNGIWKTPAERCFLWMGGFRPSELIKILIRQLDPLTDQQWMGMRGFQHSSQQAEEALSRGLEQVHQSLAQTVAGGSLSDGIDVGNYVGHAAIAMGKLADLEGFIGQADNLRQQTMHQLRQQLTTKQTARCFLAIGEYFTRLRALSSLWASRPQESLVANDSVVPATADPHIIHQPLHNHFSAF
- the LOC135586844 gene encoding transcription factor TGAL5-like isoform X4, whose translation is MEQHHAKLESDQEGAAYFGELEEALMQGVDGLRETEDRKSFIATSPATLEIFPSWPMRFQQTPSVNTQSARSTDSGAAQNSLSHLESDFPNSRKASSDQSTNHKRPQEMMMASGASRTEAARNPHPSSQEERKMTGSTAARDGKVIDAKTLRRLAQNREAAKKSRLKKKAYVQQLESSRIKLQQLEQDLQRARSQGLLLGVAGGNAAISSGAAIFDMEYGRWLDDNCKIMSDLRAALEAHLPDDNLGVVVDHCIRHYDDLFRLKAIVAQSDVFHLLNGIWKTPAERCFLWMGGFRPSELIKILIRQLDPLTDQQWMGMRGFQHSSQQAEEALSRGLEQVHQSLAQTVAGGSLSDGIDVGNYVGHAAIAMGKLADLEGFIGQADNLRQQTMHQLRQQLTTKQTARCFLAIGEYFTRLRALSSLWASRPQESLVANDSVVPATADPHIIHQPLHNHFSAF